The nucleotide sequence CTACGCGCAATGAAGCGAGTGATCGCAAAATGTCCTGGCCGGCCCCGCAGGCGAAGGCGATGGGGACTGCGTATCCGGGGACCGAGGGGACGACGTTGAATGCGCCCAGGGTCCATGCGGCTACAGCCGCCGCGCCGCCGGCGGCGACCGCGCGGTCAATGGTGTCCTTCCAGAAGATCTTGGTGAAGATGCTTTTCGGCATAACGCGGCACTGCCTTTCCGTGTAGAGGTCAGCGACCCGAAAACACTGAAGGTCGGTTCACATCTGAAATGGGCACTACGCGGCGTCGGGCTGCACAGTGCTGGCCCAGTAGCGGACGTGTTGGATCGCGAGGCCGAGGTAGGTTTGGCCGGGCCAGACTTCGTCGACTTCGTAGCGGATGTGCGGGCCGGTCCCGGCGGCCAGGAAGGTGAGTCCGATGCGGGCGGCGGCGGCCCCGGCCGCGGTGCCGGTGAGGGTGTCGTTGTTGCCGAATCCGATCAGCCCGGACAGCGCGCCGACCAGCAGCGGGATACCGTAGCCGGCCAAGCCGGGGATTCCGCCGGCGAGCGCGGCCAGGACGTCGGGCACGTCGATGCCCATGTCTTCGGCGATCTTGGGGACGGCCTGCACGATCGCTCGAGTGGCGGTGAGAATGTCGGAGAAGCTGAAGTCGGTGACCATGTCGTAGGCGGCCTGCATGATCTCACCGGTGACGCCGAGCGGAGTGATCGCGTACATGTCCGGCCCCAGGTTCGGTGGCGCGGTGTGATTCGACAGCCAGCAATGCCGCGGGTCGGTGACGTCGCCGTAGTGCCAGGAACCGATGCCTTGCCCGCCGGGCTGCACCGAGGCGTCGAACGGGTAGTAGGCGCCTCCGGGTGGCCGGGTGGGGTCTCCGAGGCTGAACGAGCACAGGTAGTTATCGGGGTGGCGTTGCTGGACGTAGCGGCGCACCAGGGCGGCCACGTAGGCGCCTGCACTGTATCCGCCGATGATGATGCGTCGCTGCGGGTTCTCGCTGATGGCGCGCTCGATCATGGGGATGCTGGCTGTCAGGGCGTCGGCGGCGCCCTTGTTCATCGACGGGTCGCTGGGGGCTCCGGCGGCCGCGACGGGAAGCCCGCCCATGGTGGCGGCCCAGGGCGGGTTCTCTTCCTGCACAAGGTCGGCGAGGGGCTGGCAGACGCGGGACACGTAATCCTCGCCGATGATGCCGCCGGTGCCGCGGTAGACCAGGGCCAGGTGGCGGACCATCAGCGCAGCCCTTTGAGAAAGCCGGGAATGACGATGAGCCAGGTGAGCATTACCAGCCTCGCTTCCGGTCGTTGGTGCCCAGTACGGCGTCGCGGATCTCGGCGACGGCTTCGACGAGGGTTTGGTCGCCGAGGCATGGCCAGCGCAGGGTGAGTTGGTCGTCGGCGGGTCCGACGGGGACGGGTCCGGCCGGGGGCGGGCCGGGCTCCGGGTCCGGTTCGGGCTGCAGGTCACCACTGATTCCGCAGGCAGCGGCGAATTCCGCTGGTGTGAGGCCGTTGGCGGCGTTCATGTCGCAGTTGCCGAACGGGGGGCATCCTTCAGGGAGCCCACCGCCGTAGCCCTGGCCGTCGGTGTACTGGTGGGCGACCATTCCCGGATACGTGGGGAGTCGGCCGTATCCGGCGACAATGAGTCGGATGCCGGGCGGTTTGGTGCGCCACATGCCGTTGAGGTCGCTCACGTTGCCGTATCCGATGATTCGGGCTGGGTCGCCGGTGTAGTCGGCCAACGCGGAGTAGAGGGCGTTGATGCCGCCAGACTGATCGCCGGGCGGGTTGCCCCCGCTCTCGATGTCGAGCATGAGCGCGACGCGGGGGTGCAGGCCGCCCGCAGCGTCGATCATTTGCTTGACGGTGGCGGCGTTCGACTGCCAGGTCTGGGGGCGAACGTAGGTGTAGACGATTCCGAATGTCAGCTTCCCGGAGTTCAGCGCGGCGCGCATCCACGTGTAGTTCCGGGCGAAGTTGCGATCTTGGTACGAGCCGTCGCTGACGCGGATCGACAACACCGGGTATGGGTAGGAGTCGTCCACGGGCACTTGCCATTCGGAGACGTCGGCAAATAGCGTGTCTTTCGGCGGTGCATCGGGCATGGGGATGGCCTCGCTCTGTCGGGTGTGGACGTGGTCGGTGTGGCCGGAGTAGTCGGCGGCGTAGTAGGCGGTCTGGGTGACGTCTTTGCCGCCTGCGACGCCGATGCGGGCTCCGGTGGCGGGGTTCTGCCAGATCACCTGCTCCAATGAGCCGCGCGTGGAGAGCAGATATTCGGCGAAGCGGTCCATGTCCGGCACTGCCCCGGCCCAGTCGATACCCCGGTTCTGGCGATTGGGGTTGCGTGCGTACCCGGCTTCGACGCGGTCTGATTCCTGGTGCCCCGGATAGGTGGAGGCGCGGAGGTTGAAGGCTGCTCCCAGCTGGTAGACCCAGTCGGGGAATCCTGGCTGCCCGTAGTTGATGTTGGTTCCGGTGGGCAGGCCGTAACTCATCAGTTCGCCTCGTCGTCCACAGTGAAGACCTCGCGCAGAACGTCTTTGATGCGCATCTGTGCGAGGCCGGCGAAAGCCTCCCCAACGGTCTTTTCGCCGAGCGGTGAGCGGATCAGCGCGTCGACGACGGACGCGCCCTGAGTCGCAACGTCGGGCGTTGACTTGGGTTCCGACTGAGGACTAGGGAACGGAATGACACCCATCTATCAGCGCCCCTTCTTGTGGTCGTGGTGGATTTTGGCGGCGATTTCGCCGATGATGAATCCGATTGCGAGCAGCGCTGTTCCGACGAATCCCGTCATGAGCAGGAATTCGGCGACAGTGAGTTTCATCGCCGTCGCGGCCGCAGAACCCTGCAGAGGCGCGCGGGCAGCATGTGCAGGAGCCAGGCGCGCAGCGGATACCTGAGTGGGATGTGGTCGCCGCCTGGGCAGCCACAGATGATGCAGCGCGCCTCGGGTGGGCCGGCGCGCCGCGCAATGCTCATCTCACGCCAGTCCACGCATGCACGGCTTGGCGGCTATCCATTGCCCGGATCCTGCTCAGCGGGAGGATCGGGATCTGGAGGTTCGGGCATCGTGAACGTCACCGGATCGCTGCTGGCGGAATTCCCGTAGCCGTCTGTGACTTTGACGACCGCGGTGTGTTCGCTAGTGGGCTCTAAGCCAGTAGCGGTGTGGGTGACACTGGCCCCGATGATCATGCCTTCAACCTTCGGACCGGGCGATTTGACCAGCGCCACGGCGGGTTCACTTTCGACAGGTTGGCCATCGATCGTGACCGCGAAAATGAAGGGGCCGTTTATCGATGTCGGCTGAGCCACCGAGATTTCAGCCGTCCCGTCCGCGCTCGCCCTGACTGTGACCAACGATTCCCACTGCAGGGGAACCTCCTGGTGCCAAGCCGCGACCGCTTCGGGCCCAGTGAGGACTTGCACGTCCTGCAGGTCGTCGGAGAACACGATCCAGTAGCCGGGATTGGCCACAATGTCGGCGTTGCCCTTGGGCGTACGCAGAAACACGCGCCAGCCCGCCCCTCCACCGTC is from Mycobacterium marinum and encodes:
- a CDS encoding holin → MPKSIFTKIFWKDTIDRAVAAGGAAAVAAWTLGAFNVVPSVPGYAVPIAFACGAGQDILRSLASLRVDNGTASPLADVVAADRTTQPR